A window of Cytobacillus sp. FSL H8-0458 genomic DNA:
GACATGGAATCTATTATATTGAGAAAACGGGCAAGGATATTCTTGTTAAAACAGATAAAAGGAATGCCCTGGTTTCACGCACCTTTGAAACCGAAGAAAAGGCAGCTGGATTGCTGAATAAATTGACCGCAAAACAGCAATACCTTATCCAGCCATATGTGAATCTATCAAACAAGAACGGTCAGCCCTTTGATATAAGAATATTGCTTCAAAAAGACAGGAATGGTGCCTGGAAGGAGCTGGGCCGGGGCATTCGCACAGGCAGAGAAGGAGGCATCGTCTCCAATTTAAGCGCTGGCGGCAGCAATATTTCTTTTGAGGAGTGGATCACTCAATACCCATCTTCATTAAAGAGCTTTCTTTCCGATGAGCTTTATGACATTATCGATACACTTCCTGCTGCCCTTGAACGAAAGCTTCCCCCGCTATTTGAGATGGGAATCGATATTGGAGTGGAAACTAACGGCTCTATTTGGATACTGGATATTAACTCAAAGCCAGGAAGGAAAACCATCCTAAACAGCCAGCCTGAGAAGGAGGAAGAGTTATATACCGCCCCCCTTCTCTATGCCAAATTCCTGGCAGCCAATAAGGAAATGGAAAGGAGAACGAATCATGAGAAAACAATATCAAATTGAAATATCCGATTCCGCCTCCAAAACAGTTTATATTCCAAATGAGCTGAACCTTCATACTCATTTGACGAAACTGGCATTTGGCACTCATTCGGCAGATTCTTCTTTCTTACTCCAGAAAACAAAGAAAAATTCCATCATCATAAGTAAAGATGTGGCCGAAGCAATTCATTTCCCTGATCTCAAGATTCCTCTGCATGCATTTGCCAATAAGGGTACTCTGTACCTCGGCCCGCTCGTAGGTATCTTCACATCAGGATTCACCTCCTTTCCTTTAAGGCCGGTTGGGGATCGGACCCTGTTTTTTGCCAAACTGCTTTCAGTCAAAAAAACGGTTGGTGCAATTCCGTTTTTATTTGGTGACCAGCAAATCAACTGGGAAAAAGAAACCATCCTGGGGCTTTTTTATCATGAGGAAGGCTGGGAAACCTTTGAAGTCCCTTTTCCGAATGTTGTTTATGATCGGCTTCCCAACCGAAGAAGTGAAAAAAGGAATGAGCTTAAGGAAGTTCGCGGCCGTCTTCAGAAAGACTATTTAATTCCCTGGTATAATCCTGGTTTCTTTAATAAATTGGATGTTTATGAAAGACTGCAGAACGATGATCATATTAGTCATTACTTGCCGGAAACCCACCCTTTTTCTTCATTTTCTGTAATTGAAAGAATGCTGGCTAATTATGGCCATGTTTTCCTAAAACCTATTAATGGAAGCCTTGGGCTTGGGATTCATCAGATTATTTATGATAAAAAGGATGGGTATTATTACTGCCGATATAGAGTGCGGGACGAAAATCGGCTGAGAAGGTTTAACACTTTGGAAAATTTAATGCGGAATGTTTTTGCGGGCCGAAGTTTAAGCCGGATGCTGGTTCAGCAGGGAATTCATTTACTCCGCCATGAACAGAGAGCGATTGATTTCAGGGTTCATACAAATAAAGATGAGAATGGGGAATGGAAAGTAACCGCTGCAGCCGGAAAAATGGCTGGACCCGGCAGTGTTACAACTCATGTGAAAAGCGGAGGTGAAATAAAAATCCTTGAAGAAGTATTTGAATCGGATGCAGAAAAAAAAGAGGCAGTAGCGAAGTTAAGTGAGGCAGCACTTAATATCAGCAAGGCACTGGAACGAAACATGGAAGGTATAATCGGTGAAATCGGCTTTGACTTTGGATTGGACCGAAATGGCCATGTGTGGCTGTTTGAAGCAAATTCAAAGCCCGGAAGATCCATATTCAAACACCCTCAGCTCAGGGAGTTCGACTTTCTTACCCGCAAGCTTTCACTTTCATTCGCCGTTTTCCTTGCCGAGGCATCTATTATGAAGCCTCAGGAAATAGTGAGATGAAGGTTTATTATGACTGGGCCAGCAGGACCTGGTTCAGCAGCAGCTGCTGTACCCTGGGGAGCAATCACCAGCCTTTAAGCATTTATAGCCCGCAGGCGGCACGAGATTCGTTTTCCTTTTCGTTATCCTTGCAGAACGGTAATGCAGGACCGGTGATTGGCATTCTGACCGGAAAAGGAAAGGATCAGTCCATTGCCGGCAATGGTCCTTTATTTAAGGCCCTTCAGAAAAGCATCCTGCAAAAGAGCGGGGTTTCCTATGTATTTACACCAGAGGACCTGAAGGATAATTCCGTGAACGGCTATATTTATATTCCAAGGCAGGATAAGTGGATTGAAGCCAGGTGCCCCCTTCCACATCTTGTCTACAACAGGGTGCCATTCCGCAAACTTGAAAAAACAGAAGATTTTCATAAAGCAAGCCGTTTTTTTAATGAGCACGCTATTCCATTTTTCAATCCGGGCTTTCTCGATAAATTCGGAGTTTACCAGCTATTGAAAGACCATCCTCCCCTGAAGGATTATATTCCTGAAACCATTCTTGTCACCGGGCCAAAGGCTCTTAAGGATTTTCTCAGCAGGTATAATAATATCTATTTAAAGCCTGCAAACGGGTCCAAAGGCAAAGGAATATACCAATTGATCCAGCTGGAAAAAAGCATCTCATTAAACGGTCTGCACGATTCATTCAGTTATGCTGATTATGATCATTTCTGGAACCAATGGGACACTCAACTGACGAACAAACCATATTTAGCACAGAAAGCGATCACCCCTGCCAAAATAGAAGGCAAGCGATTTGATTTTAGAATCTTAGCCCATTTCAGCGGAGGCAGCTATTCGGTTTCAGGGATTGGCATTAGGCAGTCTCAGGAACAGGACATTACAACCCACATACCGAATGGCGGGGTAATGATTCCATATGAAAGTGTCCGCACAAAAGAACATGATGCGTTTATTCATACTGCTGCATCGGAGGCAGGAAATCTCCTTGAGAAGACGAAAGGTTTTCATGGAGAATACTCAATTGATGCCGGATTAACTGATCAGGGCACTTATGTGATTTATGAAATAAATTCAAAGCCGATGAGTTTTGATGAAGTCTGGATAGAAGAAAAAAGAATTGAAGAACTGACCCGCTTATTTATTTCATTGTCCGGGTTCTAGAATGCTAATAAAAATAGCCGTACACCCACAGGGTGTACGGCTATTTTTATGCGATTTTTTCCAAGTGTCCCTGTCAAAGGATTAATAAGTCGTTACAGGGCTTTTCGCTGTCTTAACGCTATCCTTTTTAGAGGCACTGCCGGCGAAAGATTTAAACTGGTCTTTAAGCTTTTGGCGTGACTCCGGGTTTCTCATTAAATAAGCTGCTCCAAGGGCCATGGCTGACATCATAAATTTGTTGTTTCTTTTCATCCTTTTTGCCTCCTTTTAATGTTAAAATGTTTCTACATCTGTTCCATTCCCCTTTTCAGGAACATTAAACGGGATATTACAACATCTGGAGGAATCCTAATGCTGACACACTTTCAATTCAAACCTTTATATGAAAACAAACAATTGCCGGGATGGACATTTTCTTTTTACTTCAAAAAGCAAAAAATTGCCGGCATCTATCATCCTAATGGAAAAATTGAATGGACATCCGGAGATCCTTCCGGCCAGGAGGAAGACCTGAAATCCCAGATTCATGAATTGATGTTATTTCATGTATATGAATAAGAAAAAAATTAGAGGATTCATGCATGACGATAAAGCTCTTTTGGAAAAATAATCCCGCCAGGATATTTTATTTAAAGGAGCGATTTACACATGAATAAAAAACGCAAGGTTTCAGAGGACGTCCAGTATGAAGGCAGGGACAAAGCTTATATGGATATAGACAGAATCATAAACGAGGGTCTTTCCGGAGGTTCGGTCCATGGGCGCGGTGATGATGTTAATATCGAACAAGCCAGGGAACTGCATGAGGAAGAACCTCCATTCGAGGCAGAGTAAAAATAAGAGGCACCTGAAGTCAGGTGCCTTATATAAAGATTAAATTGAATTTATTCTGCAGTTAGATAACTGTCTAGCTCCAGGCGCCATCGGCTCGAGGTCATAAGCCAATCCGGCCAAAAGGTTAAAGAACAACCTTTCAGCCAGCTCGTCTTATGCTTGTCGCCGAAAAGCAGGCGCCTTCCGCTTTTCTGGTCATCTGCTTTTCACAATCATGTTCACTGCTTCCTGGATTGCATCCTCCGCATTTTTGCCTTCATTATTTGCTTCACGGATGCATGTCTCCAGGTTTTTAGCTACAATATATCCCATTGCTCGGTCAACTGCAGAACGGACAGCAGATAATTGTGTAACAACATCCTTGCAGTGTTTTTCTTCTTCCATCATTCGGATCACACCCCGCACCTGGCCTTCCAGCCTTTTCAAGCGGTTTTTCATTTCAGGTGTATATTCCATGAGTCTCACTCCTCATACTCTCATTTCCCTTTATAGAAGCATTCACAGATTAAGTTAATTTTTTCAATTAAATTATAACTGCTATAATATAAGAAACACAAAAATTTATCAAACCAAAGGGTAAAGATATGTTAAACAAATTACATGACCGGTATCCGGGCTCTCAACTTCAACTTAAAAAACCTGATCTTAGCTTTAATTCTGATATGTACTGGTTTCATCATGAGGAGTCAGGCCAATGGCTTGGCATTCCAGCTCAAGAGGTGTCTGCAGATAGTCTGATGGTCTTGAAGACTTTGTTTGAATTCCATGACAGTTCCATTCACCTTTCCCCTGCTGCCCAAGCCTGGTTTCAATACTTATTTTCAAATGGGAATCATCCGTCATTCGCAAAAGATGTTCCGTACAGGCTGGTTCAATTCAAAATGTCTGAGGGCGAATGGATACGTGAGGATATGGAAGCTGCTTTTAGAGGTTTTTTTGAAAAGGACATAACGATTTTATGGAATGGGGAAGCCACAGGGGTCATCATTGAGGAAGATAACGACTCTCTTGCCGAAGAAGACTTCCTTGCTGTTTCCAATGCTTTAGAAAGTGACTTTTTTGTAAAGACAGCCTTTTACATTGGCATTCCCAATAGGGCGGGAACTCAATTACACAATCTTTTTAAAGAAGAACAGCTTCTATTCGAGCAAGCCTCCTCTTTGCTTCCGGCTGAAAGAGTGCTGAATTTTGAAAAGCTTTTTCCTTCTCTTGTCACCGGGAATCTGGATGCAGTTATAAAAAAGAGCCTGCTTTCACGCCTTTCTTTACTGGTAGAAGACCCTGAACTCCTGCACACCATAAAAGTGTTTTTACAGAACAGCTCTAACGTTTCATTAACTGCGAAAAAGTTGTATATCCACCGGAATACTCTGCAATACAGGCTTGATAAGTTCACAGAGAAGACCGGTATTCATTTGAAGGACTTTAACAGCGCGCTGACTGTTTATTTAGCCTGTTTGCTGATTGAGCAGGCATGATTTGAGCACATTGCATAAAAACGCTTTCAGTTTTTTTGTGCAGTTTGGCCATATGGGAAAACCGCAGTATCCTTTAAACTGTATTTAAGAAAAAGATTATTGGGAGGTTACCCTGATGGCAGAATTAAAACTCGATAATATTTATAAAATTTATGATAATAAAGTAACAGCTGTAGAAGATTTTAACCTTCATATTAAAGATAAGGAATTTATTGTTTTTGTCGGTCCTTCCGGCTGCGGTAAATCTACAACTCTCCGTATGATTGCAGGTCTTGAGGAAATTTCAAAAGGCGACTTCTATATCGATGAGAAGCGTGTCAACGATGTTCCTCCAAAAGATCGTGATATTGCAATGGTTTTCCAAAACTATGCACTTTACCCGCATATGTCCGTGTACGATAACATGGCTTTCGGCCTTAAACTTCGAAAGTTTCCAAAAGATGAAATCGACCGACGTGTAAAAGAGGCAGCAAAAATTCTGGGGCTGGAGCCTTATCTTGACCGCAAGCCAAAAGCACTGTCAGGCGGACAGCGCCAGCGTGTAGCTTTGGGCCGTGCGATTGTCCGTGATGCAAAGGTATTCCTCATGGACGAGCCTTTATCAAACCTTGATGCAAAGCTTCGTGTTCAAATGCGTGCAGAAATTGCCAAGCTTCACCAGCGTCTTCAAACAACAACTATCTATGTAACACATGACCAGACAGAGGCAATGACAATGGCTACCCGCCTTGTTGTTATGAAGGATGGGGTGATTCAGCAGGTTGGCGCACCAAAAGAAGTTTACGAAAAGCCCGAAAACGTTTTTGTAGGCGGATTTATCGGCTCACCTGCCATGAACTTCTTTAACGGAACGCTTGAAGACGGCAAATTTATTATTGGCAAAACTCAGATTGCAGTCCCTGAAGGTAAAATGAAGGTTCTTCGTGAACAGGGATATTCAGGCAAAAACATTATCCTGGGCATTCGACCGGAAGATATTCACGATGAGCCGGTATTTATTGATGCATCTGCCGGTTCAAAAATCAATACCCGCATTGACGTTTCCGAACTGACTGGTGCTGAAACAATGATTTACTCAAGCATCGAAGGCCAGGATTTCGTTGCACGCGTGGATTCCCGCACAGATATTAAGCCGGGCCAAAACCTTGAGCTTGCTTTCGATATGAACAAAGCTCACTTCTTTGATGCAGACCATGAAAGAAGAATCCGTTCTGAAAAAGAATAACATTTAAGCCCCGTCAAAGCTGACGGGGTCTTTTTAATACGGTCTGCCTGCAGTGCCTTTTCTCCCGCTGTCACAAGGTGCTGCCGCTTTTCTATAATCATTTTACTCTTTGATAAACATTACCGAATCATGGCCGCATGATGGACACTTCAGCAAATGGGGACATTCCTCCTGCTGATAATCCCGGGGATAGCCATCTTCCATTTTCATCTGGTCAATTGGCATATAAGCACTATAATCATCGTAAAAGTCCATTACTCTTCCACTGTCCTCCATCCTGCTTCCGCAGGAGCTGCAGGCTGCTTCGAGTTTCTCAAAGCCGTTGCAGACTGGGCAAATAGCCATTCCAATCCTCTCACTTTCGTTTTCTTTGCTGATATTTATTATGATTTGTCTGTTTAATCTTCGTTATGTAAGACTCTTAATCAGAGGATTTTATCAGGAAAAAATTCCCGATTTTCTGAAAGAATAAACTTTTATAAATCAAACATAATAGAGAGTAAACACAGCGGCACCAAGTGCCCGCAGTGAAAAACGATGGGTTACGCCAGGCAGTGGAGCAGGATAAAATCCTTACGCTGGTGCAATTCCAGCTAACCCAGCCAAAAACCAATACACTTAAAATTTCGAGGAGGAAATCACATGAACAACCAATCATCTAGCAGAAGCAATTCCTCAAACCAATTACTAGTACCAGGAGTAGCTCAAGCACTTGATCAAATGAAGTACGAAATCGCTACTGAATTTGGTGTAAACCTTGGTGCAGAAACAACTTCCCGCGCTAACGGATCTGTTGGGGGAGAAATCACAAAACGCCTTGTACAAATGGCTGAACAACAGCTTGGCGGCGGTTCTTTCTAATAAAGCAAGATAACAATTGAATAAATATGGCTTTGGCCCTCCTTCTTGAAAGGGGGGCCATTTTAAATTTAGACCATCTTTTCGGGCACAACCCAATTCTCATATTGTTCTTCCGTAATATAGCCTGTCTTTAAGGCTGCTTCTTTCAAGGTTGTATTCTCCCTGAATGCGAGTTTGGCAATTTCCGCTGCTTTTTCATAGCCAATATGCGGATTGAGTGCTGTTACAAGCATTAGTGATCTCTCAACATGGCCAATAATCACTTCTTTATTAGCCTCCAGTCCCATCATGCATTTTTCATTAAAAGAGGCCATTCCATCTGAAAGAATACTGATGCTTTGAAGAAGATTATAGATAATAACAGGCTTGAACACATTCAATTCAAAATTCCCCTGACTTGCCGCGAATCCAATGGAGGCATCATTTCCAAAGACCTGGCAAACCACCATCGTAAGGGCTTCGCTTTGTGTCGGATTTACTTTGCCAGGCATGATAGAACTGCCTGGTTCATTTGCCGGGATCGATAACTCCCCAATTCCGCTGCGCGGCCCGCTTGCCAGCCAGCGGACATCGTTGGCTATTTTCATCAGATCTGCTGCAAGCCCCTTCAATGTCCCATGAAAATGGACAATTTCATTATGGCTGGTCAGGGCCTGAAATTTATTGTCAGAGGAACGGAACGAATAGCCTGTAAGTCTGGAGATTTCGTTTGCCATTTCAGATCCGAATGACTTCTCTGCATTAATGCCCGTTCCGACTGCTGTACCGCCAATGGCTAAATCAAGCAGATACTGCTTTGCGTCCTTCAGCATTTTTTCATTCTTTTCAAGCATGGCACGCCAGCCGCTGATTTCCTGACCCAATGTAAGAGGAGTTGCATCCTGTAAATGGGTCCTGCCTATTTTGACGATTGTTTTAAAGGCCTCTTCTTTCGATTTAACCGTCCTTATTAATTCCTTTAATGACGGAAGCAGCTTTTGCTCCGCCTCCGTATAAGCTGCGATATGCATGGCAGTCGGAAATGTATCATTGGAGCTTTGAGACATATTGACATCATCATTTGGATGCACTTTACTGTCTCGAATCCCCTTCTCTGCCAGCAGTTCATTTGCCCTTTTGGAGACAACCTCGTTTACATTCATATTTGATTGTGTGCCGCTACCTGTCTGCCATACAGCCAGAGGAAAGTGGCTGTCAAACTTATGGTTTAGAACTTCATCACAGGCTCTTGTGATAGCTTCCATTTTGTCATGGGAAAGCTTCCCAAGCCTGTTGTTGACAACTGCAGCAGAACGCTTTACCTTGGCAAAGGCATAAATTACTTCCATCGGCATCTTTTCAATGCCGATTTTAAAGTTATCCTTACTCCGCTGTGTCTGGGCTCCCCAATATTTATCAGCGGGCACCTTTACTTCGCCTAAAGTATCTTTCTCAATTCTAAAATCAGCCAATTTCATACCTCCTTAAATGATTATTATGATTCCTTTATATTCTTTTCCCTTATTTTCAAAATTTAATGATAAAAATCAGCATAAAAAAAACTGCCTGGCTGGAACAGCAGGCAGCTATGCTTTTATAATTGTATACCCAATAAAGTATCCAAGCACCATAATACTTGCTATCACTAAGGTAATGGAAAATTCCTCCATAAAAATCTCCTCCAGATATGTGTGATAACATAAGATTATCATGTATATCGGATTACAAATTCTTTATACCAGTACTATTCTGTGTCTGAAAAATGAATTTTTTTTGAACAAATCCCTTTTAGGATAAAACCATATTTAAAAAGATAACGCCATCCGGCGCTTCCCTCTATCCAGCAAGTGTTGACCCCTGCTGAAGCTGATACATCTGATAATATTTGCCCTTTTGCTCCATTAACTCATCATGGTTTCCTTTTTCAACGATCCTGCCCCTATCCAGAACGAGGATTTGGTCAGCATTTCGGATTGTTGAAAGCCGATGGGCGATGATAAAGGTGGTTCTTCCTTTTTTCAGCACGTCCATGGCTTCCTGGATAATTAATTCTGTCTCAGTGTCTATGCTTGATGTTGCTTCATCCAGTATCAGGATGGCCGGATCAAAAGCAAGGGCACGAGCAAACGAAATGAGCTGCCTCTGCCCGCTGGAAAGCGTGCTGCCCTTCTCGATAACCGGCTCATCAAAGCCTTTTTCAAGATGCTGAAATATCTTATCTGCTCCGACATCCTTCAGGGCTTTTTCCACTTTCTCCCGCGATATTTCAGGGGCATCAAGACCGACATTGGAAGCAATGGTCCCCGTGAACAAAAATGGATCCTGGAGGACGATGCCCATATGCTTTCTTAGCTCCTGCCTTGGAATCTGCTTTATATCCATGCCATCGATCATAATCTTTCCTTGCTGGCAATCGTAAAAACGGAAAAGAAGATTCATGATCGAACTTTTACCTGATCCGGTATGGCCTACCAGCGCAACTGTCTCTCCGTGCTTTGCTTCAAAATTAAGATCCTTCAGCACATATTCCTTC
This region includes:
- a CDS encoding YheC/YheD family endospore coat-associated protein encodes the protein MLSFGIMTLNKRSEQPYFMELAKRANKYNLNCFRFVPTDINPVSERIAGDSYNPSSGEWEPAEFPVPEILYDRCFYRNDSHSKQCISIVNWLKARNDIQFLGYGLPNKLELYEILSCSNISPYLLKTAQFTGADSFINSLIPDQPCILKPASGSQGHGIYYIEKTGKDILVKTDKRNALVSRTFETEEKAAGLLNKLTAKQQYLIQPYVNLSNKNGQPFDIRILLQKDRNGAWKELGRGIRTGREGGIVSNLSAGGSNISFEEWITQYPSSLKSFLSDELYDIIDTLPAALERKLPPLFEMGIDIGVETNGSIWILDINSKPGRKTILNSQPEKEEELYTAPLLYAKFLAANKEMERRTNHEKTISN
- a CDS encoding YheC/YheD family endospore coat-associated protein, producing MRKQYQIEISDSASKTVYIPNELNLHTHLTKLAFGTHSADSSFLLQKTKKNSIIISKDVAEAIHFPDLKIPLHAFANKGTLYLGPLVGIFTSGFTSFPLRPVGDRTLFFAKLLSVKKTVGAIPFLFGDQQINWEKETILGLFYHEEGWETFEVPFPNVVYDRLPNRRSEKRNELKEVRGRLQKDYLIPWYNPGFFNKLDVYERLQNDDHISHYLPETHPFSSFSVIERMLANYGHVFLKPINGSLGLGIHQIIYDKKDGYYYCRYRVRDENRLRRFNTLENLMRNVFAGRSLSRMLVQQGIHLLRHEQRAIDFRVHTNKDENGEWKVTAAAGKMAGPGSVTTHVKSGGEIKILEEVFESDAEKKEAVAKLSEAALNISKALERNMEGIIGEIGFDFGLDRNGHVWLFEANSKPGRSIFKHPQLREFDFLTRKLSLSFAVFLAEASIMKPQEIVR
- a CDS encoding YheC/YheD family endospore coat-associated protein, which encodes MKVYYDWASRTWFSSSCCTLGSNHQPLSIYSPQAARDSFSFSLSLQNGNAGPVIGILTGKGKDQSIAGNGPLFKALQKSILQKSGVSYVFTPEDLKDNSVNGYIYIPRQDKWIEARCPLPHLVYNRVPFRKLEKTEDFHKASRFFNEHAIPFFNPGFLDKFGVYQLLKDHPPLKDYIPETILVTGPKALKDFLSRYNNIYLKPANGSKGKGIYQLIQLEKSISLNGLHDSFSYADYDHFWNQWDTQLTNKPYLAQKAITPAKIEGKRFDFRILAHFSGGSYSVSGIGIRQSQEQDITTHIPNGGVMIPYESVRTKEHDAFIHTAASEAGNLLEKTKGFHGEYSIDAGLTDQGTYVIYEINSKPMSFDEVWIEEKRIEELTRLFISLSGF
- a CDS encoding YheE family protein, whose product is MLTHFQFKPLYENKQLPGWTFSFYFKKQKIAGIYHPNGKIEWTSGDPSGQEEDLKSQIHELMLFHVYE
- a CDS encoding metal-sensitive transcriptional regulator codes for the protein MEYTPEMKNRLKRLEGQVRGVIRMMEEEKHCKDVVTQLSAVRSAVDRAMGYIVAKNLETCIREANNEGKNAEDAIQEAVNMIVKSR
- a CDS encoding PucR family transcriptional regulator, with product MLNKLHDRYPGSQLQLKKPDLSFNSDMYWFHHEESGQWLGIPAQEVSADSLMVLKTLFEFHDSSIHLSPAAQAWFQYLFSNGNHPSFAKDVPYRLVQFKMSEGEWIREDMEAAFRGFFEKDITILWNGEATGVIIEEDNDSLAEEDFLAVSNALESDFFVKTAFYIGIPNRAGTQLHNLFKEEQLLFEQASSLLPAERVLNFEKLFPSLVTGNLDAVIKKSLLSRLSLLVEDPELLHTIKVFLQNSSNVSLTAKKLYIHRNTLQYRLDKFTEKTGIHLKDFNSALTVYLACLLIEQA
- a CDS encoding ABC transporter ATP-binding protein; the protein is MAELKLDNIYKIYDNKVTAVEDFNLHIKDKEFIVFVGPSGCGKSTTLRMIAGLEEISKGDFYIDEKRVNDVPPKDRDIAMVFQNYALYPHMSVYDNMAFGLKLRKFPKDEIDRRVKEAAKILGLEPYLDRKPKALSGGQRQRVALGRAIVRDAKVFLMDEPLSNLDAKLRVQMRAEIAKLHQRLQTTTIYVTHDQTEAMTMATRLVVMKDGVIQQVGAPKEVYEKPENVFVGGFIGSPAMNFFNGTLEDGKFIIGKTQIAVPEGKMKVLREQGYSGKNIILGIRPEDIHDEPVFIDASAGSKINTRIDVSELTGAETMIYSSIEGQDFVARVDSRTDIKPGQNLELAFDMNKAHFFDADHERRIRSEKE
- a CDS encoding alpha/beta-type small acid-soluble spore protein — its product is MNNQSSSRSNSSNQLLVPGVAQALDQMKYEIATEFGVNLGAETTSRANGSVGGEITKRLVQMAEQQLGGGSF
- the fumC gene encoding class II fumarate hydratase — its product is MADFRIEKDTLGEVKVPADKYWGAQTQRSKDNFKIGIEKMPMEVIYAFAKVKRSAAVVNNRLGKLSHDKMEAITRACDEVLNHKFDSHFPLAVWQTGSGTQSNMNVNEVVSKRANELLAEKGIRDSKVHPNDDVNMSQSSNDTFPTAMHIAAYTEAEQKLLPSLKELIRTVKSKEEAFKTIVKIGRTHLQDATPLTLGQEISGWRAMLEKNEKMLKDAKQYLLDLAIGGTAVGTGINAEKSFGSEMANEISRLTGYSFRSSDNKFQALTSHNEIVHFHGTLKGLAADLMKIANDVRWLASGPRSGIGELSIPANEPGSSIMPGKVNPTQSEALTMVVCQVFGNDASIGFAASQGNFELNVFKPVIIYNLLQSISILSDGMASFNEKCMMGLEANKEVIIGHVERSLMLVTALNPHIGYEKAAEIAKLAFRENTTLKEAALKTGYITEEQYENWVVPEKMV